The Streptomyces kanamyceticus genome window below encodes:
- a CDS encoding DUF3560 domain-containing protein — MTIEITHTRREGTLIEGTSRNDGSKEVLRTRHYASGYTTLAKWSRNLGCWYLPYSRDKRTSPPMLEALAERLRAEGFEVTVTIDDTDRRSFAEAEQDRVERAEGRAERFAGYADAAARNSETAWKKSHDISERFAGGQPILIGHHSEGRARRDHARMDDAMRKSIGERDRAAHWTGRAQAAANYQQFKKDPGRTLRRLDKLRADLRAVEKWQRGQSAKGFSRNPADPELEIEHQELTEEIAHWEKVIKDAEAEGFKVWSRADFKRGDFVLYRGTWYEVLRANPKSVTIPHIHNGTGKRIVRATGNQHDNWTWTAPYDGVSGRKSADEMQQPPQDPATEPQSPAEQSPAVEEPVRVEEPTAAAAPAPGASWLDGMALVLIASKNSPRRRKRALWAMTRREAQAVCGDPRTSGRSYMLTWTEQPGTEGADWEWVPDNGSHAPVLDELGITPRREWATVPQAPAEAA; from the coding sequence GTGACTATCGAGATCACCCACACCCGCCGCGAAGGCACCCTCATCGAGGGCACGAGCCGCAACGACGGATCGAAGGAAGTCCTCCGGACCCGCCACTACGCATCCGGATACACCACGCTCGCCAAGTGGTCGCGCAACCTCGGGTGCTGGTACCTCCCCTACAGCCGCGACAAGCGCACCTCCCCGCCGATGCTGGAAGCCCTAGCCGAACGGCTCCGCGCAGAGGGGTTCGAGGTCACCGTCACCATCGACGACACCGACCGCCGCAGCTTCGCCGAGGCCGAGCAAGACCGCGTCGAGCGGGCCGAGGGCCGCGCCGAGCGGTTCGCTGGATACGCCGATGCCGCCGCCCGGAACTCCGAGACCGCGTGGAAGAAGAGCCACGACATATCCGAGCGGTTCGCTGGGGGGCAACCGATCCTCATCGGTCACCACTCCGAGGGCCGCGCCCGCCGCGATCATGCGCGGATGGACGACGCGATGCGCAAGAGCATCGGCGAGCGCGACCGCGCCGCCCACTGGACCGGCCGGGCACAAGCCGCCGCGAATTACCAGCAGTTCAAGAAGGACCCCGGCCGCACGCTCCGCCGTCTCGACAAGCTGCGGGCCGACCTCCGCGCGGTCGAGAAGTGGCAGCGCGGCCAGTCCGCCAAGGGATTCTCCCGGAACCCGGCAGACCCGGAGCTGGAGATCGAGCACCAGGAGCTGACCGAGGAGATCGCCCACTGGGAGAAGGTCATCAAGGACGCCGAAGCCGAGGGCTTCAAGGTGTGGTCGCGGGCCGACTTCAAGCGCGGTGACTTCGTTCTCTACCGAGGCACCTGGTACGAGGTCCTCCGGGCCAACCCGAAGTCCGTGACCATCCCGCACATCCACAACGGCACCGGCAAGCGCATCGTCCGCGCCACCGGCAACCAGCACGACAACTGGACATGGACCGCCCCCTACGACGGAGTATCCGGACGTAAGAGCGCCGACGAGATGCAGCAGCCGCCCCAGGATCCGGCCACTGAACCGCAGTCGCCAGCCGAGCAGTCCCCGGCGGTCGAGGAACCGGTACGAGTCGAGGAGCCGACCGCCGCAGCGGCCCCCGCCCCGGGCGCGAGCTGGCTGGACGGCATGGCGCTGGTGCTGATCGCCTCGAAGAACTCCCCGCGCCGTCGCAAGCGAGCCTTGTGGGCGATGACCCGCCGCGAGGCACAGGCAGTGTGCGGCGACCCCCGCACCTCCGGCCGCTCCTACATGCTCACCTGGACCGAACAGCCCGGCACCGAGGGCGCCGACTGGGAGTGGGTCCCGGACAACGGCAGCCACGCCCCGGTCCTGGACGAGCTGGGCATCACCCCGCGCCGCGAGTGGGCCACTGTCCCGCAGGCCCCGGCCGAGGCCGCGTAA
- a CDS encoding DUF6409 family protein, protein MLATDQKPTVQDFPTATLVIAGPWFRGHQLDTRPAVVGPFGGSEFADEATMSVVWYFTLGAPQPGDSVQAMFPHELTPLDDTLTTMHQDTFRDIVRSLRRGRFAYDDGDALRAAVRQAWRERTGLADADPTARHTLHRS, encoded by the coding sequence ATGCTCGCCACCGACCAGAAGCCCACCGTCCAGGACTTCCCCACCGCGACGCTCGTGATCGCCGGACCCTGGTTCCGTGGCCACCAGCTCGACACCCGCCCCGCCGTCGTCGGCCCGTTCGGCGGTTCGGAGTTCGCGGACGAGGCCACCATGTCCGTGGTCTGGTACTTCACCCTCGGTGCGCCGCAGCCGGGCGACTCGGTCCAGGCGATGTTCCCGCACGAGCTGACCCCGCTGGATGACACGCTCACCACGATGCACCAGGACACGTTCCGCGACATCGTCCGCAGCCTGCGCCGGGGCCGGTTCGCCTACGACGACGGAGACGCGCTCCGCGCCGCCGTCCGCCAGGCATGGCGCGAGCGGACCGGCCTTGCCGACGCCGACCCGACCGCCCGCCACACGCTCCACCGCAGCTGA